The sequence below is a genomic window from Salinisphaera sp. T31B1.
GCGATCGCTGCGTGGCTGCCCGCGTCGATGGCCATCTGGCGCCATTGAACAGTCAGCTCGAATCGGGCCAGACGGTCGAGATCATCACCGCCAAGCATGCGCGGCCCAACGCGGCATGGCTGCATTTCCTCAAGACCGCCAAGGCCCGCAACGGGGTACGCAACTTTCTCAAGAATCAGCGTGCAGACAAGGCGGAGCGCCTGGGCCAGCGCTTGCTGGACAAGGCGCTGGGCGATCTCGGGCTGTCGTTGCGACGGCTTTCGCGTACCGATATCGACCGGGGGCTGGCCGAGATGGACGAACCGAGCCTGCCGGCGCTCTATGCCGCGATCGGGCTCGGACGCCGGTTGGCGCCGCTGGTGGCACGCCATTTCCTGGCGGCCGATACGCCGGTGGCCAAGGGCCGCCGGGCCAAGCCGCTGGCGGTCGAAGGCACCGAAGGTCTGGTCGTGGAATTCGCCAAGTGTTGTCACCCGGTGCCGGGCGACGCTATTCATGGCCAGGCGAGTGTGGGGCGCGGGCTGGTCGTTCACCGTTTCGGCTGTGACTACTCCAAGCGCAAGGGGGCATCTGCGGATCGGGTGGAGCTGACCTGGGCGGACAATGTCACCGGCGAGTACGATGTCGAGCTGCGGGTGACCGCGTCCAACAAGCGCGGGCTGTTGGCCACGCTGACCGCCAAGTTCGCCGACTCGGACTGCAATATCGAGAACATCACCTTCCCCGAGCGCGGCGGGGCGTTGATCACGATCCGGTTTCTCATCGGCGTACGCGACCGCCATCATCTGGCCAGTATCATCCGGCGGCTGCGCCGGGTCGCCGCAGTCGAACGCGTCGAGCGCAGCTGAGCGGCCCCGAGCGAGGCGCCGCCTGCGACACGCCCTCGCCGATTCCAACGGCAACGCGACCGCGCCTGGTCGCTGCAATGTCCTCACCCAGTACGGGCGGCGTCCGATCTGCACAGTCCGTAAAGCCCGGGTCGGCCGCGAAATCGATATCGATGCTGACGACGGTGCGATCCGCAAGCCAGTGCGCGCCATCAACGCGCAGAGGTTCGGCTGCGTGCGCGCGGGTAGCGATCCGGCCGCGTGACCGTTCTAGGCCCCGGTCGTCGATTGACATGCGCAGCAGGCGCCGTTCCATGCTGTGGCCGCGGTGGCGGTGCCGCCTCGGGGCAGCTGTGCGTCGGATCAGCTCGACCGCGTGGACGAGCGGACGTGTTTGAGCTACGAATGGAGCTGGCGGCCGGCCGGCTGCCTCGACCGCAGTACGCCGCGCAGCCGATCGGGCGTCGGCGGATTTCCGTGGCGGGGCCCATGGCTGTTGCCCTGCCGGGCTCGGATACCCTTGCGGCTTCGCTCGTTCCGGTCGGCAAGGCGCCATCGCTGTGGGACAATCGCCGGATCAGTCACTCGATTGCTCATGTCATGACTCGACCGGATACTCACCAGATCATCGAAACACAGAGCGCGCCCGCTGCCATCGGCGCGTACTCGCAGGCCGTGCGCGCCGGCCAGACCGTCTATATATCGGGCCAGATTCCGCTCGACCCGGCCACCGGTCAGCTCGTCGAAGGCGGTATCGAGACACAGATAGCGCAGGTATTCGATAACCTGGCAGCGGTCGCCACAGCCGCCGGCGCCACGCTCGGGCACGCGGTCAAGCTCACGATCTACCTGACCGATATGGACGATTTCGGCGCGGTCAACAAGGTCATGGAAGCGAAGTTGGGTACGCCATACCCGGCCCGTGCGGCCGTCGGCGTAGCCGCGTTGCCCAAGGGCGCACGCGTCGAGGCCGATGCCGTCCTCGTCCTCGGTTGAACCGACCGCTGCCCGGGCAGGGGCCCGGCTGCGTGCCGCGGATTCGTGTCGCCGGCTGAACGGAATCGGGCCGAAGCTGGCCGTCCGGCTCGCCGCGCTCGGGATCGAACGTATCGGCGACGTGCTCCTGCACCGCCCGTCGCGCTACGAGGATCGCACCCGGATCACGCCGGTGTGCGAACTGGCAACGGCTGGGGGCCCTGCGCTGGCGGTAGTTCGCGTCGATGCAGCCGAGGTTCGTCACGGTCGCAGGCGCAGCTTGCTCGTGTCGGCCAGCGACGGGCAGGCGCGGCTGTGGCTGCGGTTTTTTCACTTCGCGCCCGCACAGCAGGCACAGATGAGTCCGGGCACATGGCTGCGTGTGTTTGGCGAGCCCCGGCCCGGTGTCTACGGCCTGGAAATGGTTCACCCCGAGTATCAGATCGTGGCCGACCAGTCAGCGGGCCACGATATCGTGGCCGAACTGCGTGCGATCTACCCGACGACGAGCGGAGTCACCCAGCCGCGTCTGCGTGACCTGGTCGGTCAGGCGCTGACCTTGCTGGACGATCCGGACTTCTGGCCCTCGGGCCTTCCGGCTGATGTAAGCGCCGAACTGGTGGCTGCCGGGCTGCCGGCCCGGACCGGCTCGGCCCTCGAACGGATCCACCGGCCGCCGCCGGATACGGATCTGGCTGCTCTGGTCGAGGGCCGTGATCCGGCTGTGGCCCGTCTGGCCTTCGAGGAGTTGCTCGGTCATCA
It includes:
- a CDS encoding Rid family detoxifying hydrolase yields the protein MTRPDTHQIIETQSAPAAIGAYSQAVRAGQTVYISGQIPLDPATGQLVEGGIETQIAQVFDNLAAVATAAGATLGHAVKLTIYLTDMDDFGAVNKVMEAKLGTPYPARAAVGVAALPKGARVEADAVLVLG